Proteins from a single region of Psychrobacter cryohalolentis K5:
- a CDS encoding sensor histidine kinase, producing the protein MQQLGFRSVFAKLFASVMLALILFAVAMVLLTQLVHDKDAGIRSEVLATQILGQIDPFLHELNIAVSKENRLQSRFMLAVVKKSFDIFDESLQAKMGLYDSEGHLLMQTDNSDLPLELPATPSLFSRVFPSFAETSPTKQAQVYSSTGYTLLYESRLPPKKPVLSAALNLFTGTLLLLLIMAGVLWWIARTITWRINQMSLQMAQLGDGDFTVRVNARGNDEIASLARGFNQAAQKIEHLIDANNLLLAHASHELRTPITRIRLQIEMMDMLTGPLPSDNKAKFDKRAQAINRDLSGLNDLVESILLVSRLDAGHALQQVENLDLYDLVNQERQHYPEATLIGEHIVIDGQSSMLTHLIRNLLTNAMLHGKPPVTVLLYGVQTLEEAEDIPDFLLQTVLCSSFIDYNSSDFYSDESSYSTNPLDHQQDTVSEPNNSISAALPKPKVANSESVVILPAPAIYQNGENLVNDANTSTDNESDNIVNQESDSANLEQVEPTNTSETLEKVGNSSLFDNYHSFTSDLTDKLKKVMWRAVPEKQWSSEDHDHAIDDISGKNAINSDKEDANKVNKNSDVAIKESDKAIDKESPETSNTTRKESLFSKHLKKSKPEPTRPLPKYVVLAVIDEGDGIPENKREEVFSPFVRLQQKNKGSGLGLSLVSQIVTAHQGRITTDTINGHTRFLVVLPVKLDPHYHHHDNRD; encoded by the coding sequence ATGCAGCAATTGGGTTTTCGTTCCGTATTTGCCAAGCTATTTGCCAGTGTCATGCTGGCGCTTATCTTGTTTGCTGTTGCGATGGTATTATTAACACAGCTGGTACATGATAAAGATGCGGGCATTCGCTCAGAGGTATTGGCCACGCAAATTTTAGGACAGATCGATCCTTTTTTGCATGAGCTAAATATCGCAGTTAGTAAGGAAAATCGCCTACAATCGCGTTTTATGCTAGCCGTAGTCAAAAAAAGCTTCGATATCTTTGATGAGTCATTGCAGGCAAAAATGGGCTTATATGACAGCGAAGGTCATCTACTGATGCAAACAGATAATAGCGATTTGCCGCTAGAGCTTCCTGCTACGCCGTCTTTGTTCTCACGCGTTTTCCCCTCTTTTGCAGAAACGTCACCAACCAAGCAAGCTCAAGTTTATAGTAGTACTGGCTATACGCTATTATATGAGTCACGCTTGCCACCCAAAAAGCCGGTTCTCTCTGCTGCGCTTAACTTATTTACTGGCACGCTCTTATTGCTACTCATTATGGCAGGCGTCCTTTGGTGGATTGCCCGGACCATTACTTGGCGTATTAATCAGATGAGTCTACAGATGGCTCAGCTTGGCGATGGTGACTTTACCGTACGGGTAAATGCACGCGGCAATGATGAAATCGCCTCACTGGCACGTGGATTTAATCAAGCAGCACAAAAGATTGAACACCTTATTGATGCCAATAATTTATTACTTGCACATGCCTCTCATGAGCTGCGTACACCCATAACACGTATTCGTCTACAGATTGAGATGATGGACATGCTGACAGGTCCATTGCCAAGTGACAACAAAGCCAAGTTTGATAAGCGCGCTCAAGCTATTAATCGCGACCTCTCAGGTCTCAATGATTTGGTTGAAAGTATTCTATTAGTGAGCCGTTTGGATGCCGGTCATGCCTTACAGCAAGTTGAAAATTTAGATTTATATGATTTGGTGAATCAAGAACGCCAACACTATCCTGAAGCAACGTTAATTGGTGAGCACATCGTGATTGACGGTCAATCATCAATGCTCACCCATCTAATTCGCAATCTATTAACCAATGCCATGCTGCATGGAAAACCACCAGTCACTGTGCTGCTGTATGGCGTGCAAACCCTTGAAGAAGCTGAAGATATCCCTGATTTTTTATTGCAGACAGTATTGTGCAGTAGTTTTATAGACTATAACAGCTCAGACTTTTATTCTGATGAGTCATCTTATAGTACAAATCCGCTTGATCATCAGCAAGATACCGTATCAGAGCCGAATAATTCTATTAGCGCAGCGCTTCCAAAGCCAAAAGTAGCAAATAGTGAGTCTGTAGTGATATTACCAGCACCAGCTATTTATCAAAATGGTGAAAATTTGGTGAATGATGCTAATACTAGTACTGACAATGAATCTGATAATATTGTGAATCAAGAGAGTGATAGCGCCAATTTAGAGCAAGTAGAGCCTACTAATACGAGCGAGACACTTGAAAAGGTTGGTAATTCTTCATTGTTTGATAATTATCATAGTTTTACATCAGATTTGACCGATAAGCTAAAGAAAGTGATGTGGCGTGCTGTGCCTGAGAAGCAATGGTCTTCTGAAGATCATGACCATGCTATTGATGACATCTCTGGTAAAAATGCTATCAATAGCGATAAAGAAGATGCCAATAAAGTGAATAAAAATAGTGATGTTGCGATAAAAGAAAGTGATAAAGCAATCGATAAAGAAAGTCCTGAAACGTCAAATACCACCCGTAAAGAAAGCCTATTTAGCAAACATCTCAAAAAATCTAAACCGGAGCCAACACGTCCGCTTCCGAAGTATGTGGTATTGGCAGTGATTGATGAGGGTGATGGCATCCCTGAAAATAAACGTGAAGAAGTTTTTAGCCCCTTTGTGCGCTTGCAGCAAAAAAATAAAGGCTCAGGTCTTGGCTTGTCCTTAGTATCACAAATTGTCACCGCCCATCAAGGAAGAATCACTACTGACACTATCAATGGTCACACGCGATTTTTGGTGGTATTACCTGTTAAGCTCGATCCGCATTACCACCATCATGACAATCGTGACTGA
- a CDS encoding methionine ABC transporter ATP-binding protein, whose product MSDMIVLNDVTKSFLSDRSIKDKNGKPHWFTAVEPTSLTVQQGEIFGLMGYSGAGKSTLLRLINLLERPDSGQVIIDGTDLTSLSASDLRIARHNIGMIFQQFNLMSNRTVFDNVAFNLTVAGYPRADIHKRVMDCLDIVDLTDRASHYPAQLSGGQKQRVGIARAIAPSPKVLLADEPTSALDPATTRSLLTCLRDINEQLGVTIVIVTHEMSVIRRLCDRAALLHQGQLLEVADIRDGLIQATTPIGKGLVHED is encoded by the coding sequence ATGAGTGACATGATTGTCTTAAACGATGTGACCAAGAGTTTTTTGAGTGACCGGTCTATAAAAGATAAAAACGGCAAGCCGCATTGGTTTACTGCTGTCGAGCCGACGTCACTAACCGTCCAGCAAGGTGAGATTTTTGGCTTGATGGGCTATTCAGGTGCGGGTAAATCAACGCTTTTACGCCTGATTAATTTGCTTGAACGTCCTGATTCAGGTCAAGTAATTATCGATGGTACAGACCTGACTTCTTTGTCTGCCAGTGACTTGCGTATCGCCCGTCACAATATCGGTATGATTTTTCAGCAATTTAATCTGATGTCTAATCGCACCGTCTTTGACAATGTTGCTTTTAACTTAACGGTTGCAGGCTACCCTCGCGCTGATATTCATAAGCGTGTCATGGATTGTTTAGACATCGTTGATTTAACCGACCGCGCTAGCCACTATCCTGCGCAGTTGTCAGGCGGACAAAAACAGCGTGTTGGTATCGCCCGTGCGATTGCGCCAAGCCCAAAAGTACTCCTTGCTGATGAGCCAACCAGTGCGCTCGATCCTGCCACTACGCGCAGTTTGTTGACTTGCTTACGCGATATCAATGAGCAGCTTGGCGTCACTATCGTCATTGTGACTCATGAGATGAGCGTCATTCGCAGACTATGTGACCGTGCAGCCTTGTTACATCAAGGACAATTGCTCGAAGTAGCAGACATCCGCGATGGTCTCATTCAGGCCACCACCCCAATTGGCAAAGGCTTAGTCCACGAAGACTAA
- a CDS encoding methionine ABC transporter permease, producing the protein MITGAELSASIDKLLALRKEIWQAFLDTFIMLGISTTVAILIGGLFGVFLFLSSDRQFLQNKTLYAVLGGITNFMRAFPFVILMIAMSPFTKAIVGTGIGPIAASLVLAIAGSFYFARLVEQNLREVPRGIIEATESMGARPFTIIKVLLNEARSGLVLSVTILCISLLSFSAAAGMIGGGGLGDLAIRYGYYRYQTEVMVFIVIMLSIMVIGIQALGNWVATRLDKR; encoded by the coding sequence ATGATAACTGGTGCAGAATTATCCGCCTCGATAGACAAGCTACTCGCCCTGCGTAAAGAGATTTGGCAGGCATTTTTAGATACTTTCATTATGCTTGGTATCTCAACGACAGTTGCCATTCTTATCGGTGGTCTGTTTGGCGTCTTCTTATTTTTATCCAGTGATCGGCAGTTTTTACAAAATAAAACGCTCTATGCTGTACTTGGTGGCATTACAAACTTTATGCGTGCTTTTCCATTCGTCATTTTGATGATTGCCATGAGTCCCTTTACCAAAGCTATCGTCGGTACTGGTATTGGTCCTATCGCAGCATCATTGGTGCTTGCAATTGCTGGCTCATTTTACTTTGCGCGCTTGGTTGAGCAAAACTTACGTGAAGTGCCGCGCGGTATTATTGAAGCAACTGAATCGATGGGCGCCCGTCCCTTTACCATCATCAAAGTACTGCTTAATGAAGCACGCTCTGGCTTGGTCTTGTCCGTGACCATCCTTTGTATCAGCTTGCTCTCTTTTTCAGCAGCGGCTGGTATGATTGGCGGCGGCGGTTTAGGTGATTTGGCAATTCGATATGGTTACTATCGTTATCAGACTGAGGTAATGGTATTCATCGTCATTATGCTGTCAATCATGGTCATCGGCATCCAAGCCTTAGGAAATTGGGTCGCGACTCGATTAGATAAACGTTAA
- a CDS encoding MetQ/NlpA family ABC transporter substrate-binding protein — MKLTDISRQVATAFAAVGVSGLVLVGCNNSSAPEATKEPVTEGATETTNTETTATSDIDPEHSKIVIGTTEGDFADMVRNQVKGSLEAQGYEVELVTFTDYVRPNVALADGDLDINIFQHKPYLDTFKKENNLDLVEVFQVPTAPLGIYAGKKTKIEDVYKGMSVSAPNDPSNFARALVMMNELGWITLKDNIDPLTASKTDIADNSKYDIKIVELEAAQLPRARDEVDFAIINGNYATDSGIKLTEALFQEPSFAYVNWSAIKTADKDKKWVKDVTNAYNSDAFKKYAHDSFPGYKYPKIWGADTTSTAPVEAAK, encoded by the coding sequence ATGAAATTAACAGATATCAGCCGTCAAGTAGCGACTGCATTTGCTGCTGTTGGCGTATCAGGTCTAGTGTTGGTCGGTTGCAATAATTCATCAGCACCAGAAGCCACCAAAGAGCCAGTTACTGAAGGCGCAACCGAAACTACCAATACAGAAACCACTGCGACCAGTGATATTGATCCTGAACATAGTAAAATCGTCATCGGTACGACCGAAGGTGACTTTGCAGATATGGTTCGTAACCAAGTAAAAGGTTCATTAGAAGCACAAGGCTATGAAGTTGAACTGGTAACCTTTACTGATTATGTCCGTCCAAACGTTGCGTTAGCAGATGGCGATTTAGACATCAACATCTTTCAACATAAGCCTTATCTAGATACCTTCAAAAAAGAAAATAACCTTGATTTGGTAGAAGTCTTCCAAGTTCCTACTGCCCCATTAGGTATTTACGCTGGTAAAAAAACCAAAATCGAAGACGTTTATAAAGGTATGAGCGTTTCTGCGCCTAATGACCCAAGTAACTTTGCTCGCGCATTAGTCATGATGAATGAGCTTGGCTGGATTACGCTAAAAGACAATATCGATCCATTGACTGCCTCAAAAACTGATATCGCTGATAATAGCAAATACGACATAAAAATCGTTGAGCTAGAAGCGGCGCAGTTGCCTCGTGCGCGTGACGAAGTAGACTTTGCCATTATTAACGGTAACTACGCGACCGATTCAGGTATCAAGCTGACTGAAGCGCTATTCCAAGAGCCAAGCTTTGCTTATGTAAACTGGTCTGCTATCAAAACTGCGGATAAAGACAAGAAATGGGTAAAAGACGTCACTAACGCTTATAACTCAGATGCCTTTAAAAAATATGCTCACGACAGCTTCCCTGGCTATAAATATCCAAAGATTTGGGGTGCTGACACTACAAGTACCGCACCTGTAGAAGCTGCTAAATAG
- a CDS encoding aldo/keto reductase: MRAKTYNIRTAGQANIPVLGLGTWQSTGQDCIDVVSQGLRMGYEHIDTAQAYGNEVEVGKGIKQSGVARDKFFLTTKIFPDDMKFEPEKLVAAAKRSLENLDTDYVDLLLLHWPDDRVPLSETIPALCELQKQGLTRNIGVSNFNIANIIEAKRYADVPIVVNQVEFHPFIKQKTLQTFLNNHHILLEAYSPLARGDVFDNKIIKDIADKHGITAAQVSLAWILSDKHRIAIPKTSNPEHLQGNLDAIKVELSADELEKIGSLARSDGRKIKHPDYSPEWDD, encoded by the coding sequence ATGCGTGCTAAAACTTATAACATTCGCACCGCTGGACAAGCGAACATTCCGGTACTCGGACTGGGTACGTGGCAATCAACGGGACAAGACTGTATTGATGTCGTCAGCCAAGGTCTAAGAATGGGCTATGAACACATTGATACGGCTCAAGCATATGGCAATGAAGTCGAGGTTGGTAAAGGTATTAAGCAATCAGGTGTCGCTCGCGATAAGTTCTTTTTAACGACCAAAATATTCCCTGATGACATGAAGTTTGAGCCAGAGAAACTCGTTGCCGCTGCTAAGCGCTCATTGGAAAATCTAGATACCGATTACGTTGATTTACTGCTGCTACATTGGCCTGATGATCGCGTGCCCTTATCTGAAACCATCCCCGCGCTTTGTGAGCTCCAAAAACAAGGTTTGACTCGCAATATTGGTGTGTCTAACTTTAATATTGCCAATATCATTGAAGCCAAACGATATGCTGACGTGCCGATTGTAGTGAACCAAGTCGAGTTTCATCCTTTTATTAAGCAAAAAACGTTGCAGACCTTTTTAAATAATCACCATATTTTATTGGAAGCGTATTCGCCGCTTGCCCGCGGAGATGTTTTTGATAATAAAATCATTAAAGACATCGCTGATAAACACGGTATCACCGCCGCACAAGTGTCGCTGGCGTGGATTCTATCCGATAAGCACCGTATTGCGATTCCAAAAACGTCTAATCCTGAGCACTTACAAGGCAACTTAGATGCCATCAAAGTAGAGTTGAGTGCGGATGAACTTGAGAAAATCGGCAGCTTAGCGCGTAGTGACGGGCGTAAAATTAAGCATCCAGATTATTCGCCAGAATGGGATGATTAA
- the ccmE gene encoding cytochrome c maturation protein CcmE: MNAVRRKKLMWVMFTLAGAAIAVVLVIYAIGQQTDYYFDATAIAQGEAPQDKRIRAGGMVVAGSVQRAPNDPLSVEFAITDFQSTVPVTYQGILPDLFAENSGVVATGKMQGDTFVAGEVLAKHDENYMPPEVAKSMKENNRIGAVPSSEQYNPAEKVHETKTLQQ, translated from the coding sequence ATGAACGCAGTTCGTCGTAAAAAACTGATGTGGGTTATGTTTACGCTTGCAGGGGCAGCCATAGCCGTGGTATTGGTGATTTATGCCATTGGGCAACAGACCGACTACTACTTTGACGCGACTGCCATTGCGCAAGGTGAAGCGCCACAAGACAAACGTATTCGTGCTGGTGGTATGGTGGTTGCTGGTAGTGTACAGCGTGCGCCAAACGACCCATTGAGCGTTGAATTTGCCATCACAGACTTTCAATCGACCGTCCCCGTGACTTATCAAGGTATTTTGCCAGATTTGTTCGCTGAGAACTCAGGTGTTGTCGCGACGGGTAAAATGCAAGGTGATACCTTTGTCGCAGGTGAAGTGCTGGCAAAACATGATGAGAACTATATGCCGCCAGAAGTTGCTAAATCGATGAAAGAAAATAATCGCATTGGTGCAGTTCCTTCTTCTGAGCAATACAATCCTGCTGAAAAAGTTCATGAGACCAAGACTTTACAGCAGTAA
- the ccmD gene encoding heme exporter protein CcmD produces the protein MQPYFYSFSEFIAMGKHGVFVWSCWAITVGMMLAFVFYSRRQRQALIKQLAIQQARQAQRTTKTPTPVTKNTH, from the coding sequence ATGCAGCCTTACTTTTATAGTTTTTCTGAGTTTATTGCAATGGGTAAGCATGGCGTTTTTGTTTGGTCATGCTGGGCGATTACCGTTGGCATGATGCTGGCTTTTGTATTTTATAGCCGTCGTCAAAGACAAGCCCTTATCAAGCAGCTGGCGATTCAACAAGCCCGTCAGGCACAGCGCACGACCAAAACGCCAACACCGGTGACTAAAAATACTCACTAG
- the ccmC gene encoding heme ABC transporter permease CcmC, giving the protein MPNLNNVSSPSLWQRIWQVFLTTVGTKEFFRIFSPWVKWLAILASLCLLIGSIWGLAFAPPDYLQGNSYRIIFIHVPAASLAISIYFSLAVLGVIYLVWKIKTASLVAQALAPLGFLLCVISLLTGSIWAKPTWGTYWVWDARLTSMLILAFLYAGVMALFAAFEHTANRGKAAAILSIVGAVNLPIIKYSVEWWNTLHQGSTFTLTAAPKMSADMWLPLLLMIIGSYLLVATLAIYRTNTLILHRDQGKAWVKEYIRGQAK; this is encoded by the coding sequence ATGCCCAACCTAAATAATGTCTCATCTCCTAGCCTGTGGCAACGCATTTGGCAAGTTTTCCTGACCACGGTGGGTACCAAGGAATTCTTTCGCATCTTTTCGCCTTGGGTCAAGTGGCTGGCGATACTAGCAAGTCTTTGCCTGCTCATCGGCAGTATCTGGGGGCTGGCTTTTGCGCCGCCTGATTACTTACAAGGCAATAGCTATCGTATTATCTTTATCCACGTACCGGCAGCAAGCCTTGCTATTTCAATTTATTTTTCCTTAGCTGTACTTGGAGTGATTTACTTAGTCTGGAAAATCAAGACCGCCAGCCTTGTGGCGCAGGCACTTGCTCCTCTGGGGTTTTTATTGTGTGTGATTAGTTTGCTGACGGGTTCTATTTGGGCAAAACCTACGTGGGGAACCTACTGGGTTTGGGATGCGCGGCTGACATCGATGCTGATCTTGGCATTTTTATATGCCGGTGTGATGGCATTGTTTGCCGCCTTTGAACATACGGCGAATCGCGGTAAAGCTGCCGCTATTTTGTCTATCGTTGGCGCAGTGAATCTGCCGATTATCAAGTATTCAGTAGAGTGGTGGAACACTTTACACCAAGGCTCGACCTTTACCTTGACTGCGGCACCTAAGATGTCAGCAGATATGTGGCTGCCATTACTACTGATGATTATCGGTAGTTACCTATTGGTCGCAACCTTAGCGATTTACCGTACCAACACTTTAATCTTGCATCGTGATCAAGGTAAAGCGTGGGTGAAAGAATACATCCGTGGACAAGCCAAATGA
- a CDS encoding heme exporter protein CcmB translates to MQLWRREWQVKQQGAVQWLYPLVLFLVIITLFPLAVGSEPALLQRLGVSAVWIAALLSLVMGVDGLFKPALDNGTLAQLVVAKASLPLWVLIRLVIHWIFSSGIVAVLSLLAVPLFQLSWFEAWILMASIVTGSPMLLMLSAVASSLTLSLKNGAVLVPLIALPMQLPVLIFATGAVDLFATGLNGLPILALLLAGSIISVLVMPWAIAMTLKMSWLN, encoded by the coding sequence ATGCAGCTGTGGCGCCGTGAGTGGCAAGTAAAGCAGCAGGGAGCGGTACAGTGGTTATATCCTTTGGTGCTATTTTTAGTAATCATTACCTTGTTTCCGCTAGCGGTTGGAAGCGAGCCTGCACTATTACAGCGCCTTGGGGTGTCGGCGGTGTGGATTGCTGCTTTATTGTCATTAGTGATGGGCGTTGATGGTTTGTTTAAGCCCGCGCTTGATAATGGCACATTGGCGCAATTGGTTGTCGCCAAAGCGTCGCTGCCGTTATGGGTGCTTATCCGTTTGGTGATTCATTGGATTTTTAGTAGCGGCATTGTGGCGGTATTAAGTCTGCTTGCTGTGCCTTTATTTCAGCTGAGTTGGTTTGAGGCATGGATATTGATGGCATCAATTGTTACAGGTAGTCCGATGCTGTTAATGCTGTCAGCGGTTGCTAGTAGTTTGACGTTATCATTGAAGAATGGTGCTGTGCTAGTGCCTTTAATCGCTTTGCCGATGCAGTTGCCGGTATTGATTTTTGCCACCGGTGCGGTTGATTTATTTGCTACGGGTCTTAACGGTCTGCCTATTTTGGCGTTGTTGCTGGCAGGCAGTATTATCTCGGTGCTAGTGATGCCATGGGCGATTGCTATGACGTTAAAAATGTCGTGGTTGAATTAA
- the ccmA gene encoding heme ABC exporter ATP-binding protein CcmA, with the protein MTALNTALLALDELTVQRGEIPLCEGVSLKLSAGSICHLIGANGTGKTTLLMQLAGLLPVLTGETYYQGAVSLPIQPLYVSHQLGIHPNLTVAQNLTFLLNLYGITPSAADIDDALTWVGLQGFETISSSHLSAGQTRRITLARLYLLTPEVTPLWLLDEPFTALDVDMVARMEDRLRDFAHEGGAILMTSHQAVDVANQVLDLSDYMV; encoded by the coding sequence ATGACGGCTCTGAATACCGCCTTACTTGCGCTTGATGAGCTGACCGTTCAGCGTGGTGAAATCCCTCTATGTGAAGGGGTGTCACTCAAGTTGTCTGCAGGCAGCATTTGCCATCTAATTGGTGCCAATGGTACCGGCAAGACCACGTTACTTATGCAACTGGCTGGATTATTGCCAGTGCTAACAGGTGAGACTTATTATCAAGGGGCAGTTAGCTTACCGATTCAGCCTTTGTATGTATCGCATCAATTGGGCATTCATCCCAATCTCACTGTTGCTCAAAATCTCACCTTTTTGCTGAATTTATATGGTATCACACCAAGCGCTGCTGATATTGATGACGCCCTCACTTGGGTAGGATTACAAGGGTTTGAAACCATAAGCTCAAGTCATTTATCCGCGGGTCAAACTCGAAGAATTACCCTTGCGCGGTTATACTTACTGACGCCTGAAGTGACGCCATTATGGTTGCTTGATGAGCCATTCACCGCACTCGATGTTGATATGGTAGCCCGCATGGAAGACCGATTACGCGATTTTGCTCATGAAGGCGGGGCGATATTAATGACCAGTCACCAGGCAGTCGACGTTGCCAATCAAGTGCTCGATTTGTCCGATTACATGGTATGA
- a CDS encoding histone deacetylase family protein: MLKIAYSDIFRYSVPEKHRFPMQKYTMIPERLLAEKTISANNFFAPTRLSEDEILTTHTADYWYQLKTQTLPRKEARAIGFEMTPELVERGRYIAHATYECALYAQQYGVAMNVAGGTHHAFSDHGEGFCVFNDVCIASNLLLNRGQAQKILVVDLDVHQGNGNASIMANEPRVFIFSMHGAKNYPFRKQVSDLDIELDNDTGDEQYLQILEDTLPRLISDVAPDMIFYQSAVDVLATDKLGKLGLTIEGCKARDEYVLRQAKAAKIPIAIVMGGGYSEDIEDVVEAHCNTFRLAQQIFFDEITE; the protein is encoded by the coding sequence ATGTTAAAAATTGCCTACTCTGATATTTTTCGTTATTCAGTACCCGAAAAACATCGTTTTCCGATGCAAAAATACACTATGATTCCTGAGCGCTTATTAGCGGAAAAGACTATTAGTGCGAATAACTTTTTTGCGCCCACACGCTTAAGCGAAGATGAAATCTTAACGACGCATACTGCTGATTATTGGTATCAGCTTAAGACCCAAACGCTACCAAGAAAAGAAGCGCGAGCGATCGGCTTTGAGATGACGCCTGAGTTAGTAGAGCGTGGGCGCTATATTGCCCATGCGACTTATGAATGTGCGCTTTATGCTCAGCAATATGGCGTGGCGATGAATGTTGCCGGCGGTACGCACCATGCGTTTTCTGATCATGGCGAGGGCTTTTGCGTGTTTAATGATGTCTGTATTGCGAGTAATTTATTATTAAATCGTGGACAGGCGCAAAAGATTTTGGTGGTCGATTTGGATGTGCATCAAGGCAACGGCAATGCCAGTATCATGGCGAATGAGCCACGCGTTTTTATCTTTAGTATGCATGGCGCAAAGAACTATCCGTTTCGTAAACAAGTATCAGACTTAGATATTGAGCTAGATAACGATACTGGTGATGAGCAATATTTACAGATATTAGAAGACACGCTACCGCGCTTAATTAGCGACGTTGCACCAGATATGATCTTTTATCAGTCTGCTGTCGATGTACTGGCGACCGATAAGTTGGGAAAACTTGGGCTGACGATAGAAGGTTGTAAGGCGCGTGATGAATATGTGTTACGCCAAGCAAAAGCCGCTAAAATTCCTATCGCTATCGTGATGGGTGGCGGCTATTCAGAAGATATTGAAGATGTGGTTGAAGCGCACTGCAATACGTTTCGTTTGGCGCAACAGATATTTTTTGATGAAATAACAGAATAA
- a CDS encoding sulfite exporter TauE/SafE family protein encodes MMDMVGSDSTQTFLLIAIFALASLLHGISGLGITLVTTTALASMYPLPHAIVLVIFPSLLLNAMTWLAGGGRTIWQNFIYYGRRYWLLALTSLLGSILGAKLLLWVDSAYILLLLAAVIGFYVVSSLLGKQLRLPATKPVLIIVGFSAGVIGGATNAMSTILMMYLLSASNDKHTIAKVGNMCYFLGKIAQIIVLREPIMALSSGEWQLITLLSVLSIAALLVGIRLRRYLPQARFRQLILLILTVLGIRVGWQGIVAFL; translated from the coding sequence ATGATGGACATGGTGGGTAGCGATAGTACCCAGACGTTTTTACTGATTGCAATTTTTGCTCTGGCATCCTTACTACACGGTATTAGTGGCCTAGGTATCACCTTGGTGACTACTACCGCGCTTGCCAGTATGTATCCTTTACCACATGCTATTGTATTAGTCATTTTTCCATCGTTATTACTCAATGCGATGACTTGGCTGGCAGGTGGTGGTCGCACGATTTGGCAAAATTTCATCTATTATGGCAGGCGCTATTGGTTACTGGCATTGACCAGCTTACTCGGTAGTATTTTAGGCGCGAAGCTCTTACTATGGGTCGATAGCGCATATATTTTATTGTTATTGGCAGCCGTTATTGGTTTTTACGTCGTAAGCAGCTTGCTTGGTAAGCAACTTCGTCTACCTGCTACCAAGCCTGTGTTAATCATCGTTGGCTTTAGTGCAGGCGTGATTGGCGGCGCGACCAATGCTATGTCGACCATATTGATGATGTATTTATTGTCTGCAAGCAACGATAAGCATACTATCGCCAAAGTCGGCAACATGTGCTATTTCTTAGGCAAAATTGCCCAAATCATTGTATTGCGTGAGCCTATCATGGCACTAAGCAGTGGTGAATGGCAGCTGATTACTTTGCTCAGTGTTTTATCTATTGCCGCGCTTTTAGTTGGTATCCGCTTACGTCGTTATTTACCACAAGCTCGCTTTCGTCAGCTTATTTTATTGATACTTACAGTGCTTGGTATTCGTGTCGGCTGGCAGGGGATTGTAGCGTTTTTATAA